Part of the Flagellimonas eckloniae genome, GAAATGGATGTTATTGGTTTGGAGAATTGCGGCGTGTTTTATCCGCTTCAAACTTTTACCAAAGGTAAAATGTTGGATTTCACCGCTATTCCCATTTGTATTGAAGCAAAGCATGAATCAGCTCTTAGCGTGTTGCGTAGGTTGGGAAATCTCATATCGGACAATATTCATGAAATTGATTCCAATAAAAGGAAGAGGCTACATCTTGCAGCTGTTTTTGCCAATAACTTTACCAATCATCTGTACAGTATCAGTGAGAAAATCTGCGAACAAGAAGACCTGCCATTTGAACTTTTGCAACCATTAATCCTTGAAACGGCAGAAAAAGTACAATCCATATCACCAAGAGATGCTCAGACTGGGCCAGCTAGACGTAATAATAAAAAAACCTTGGAAAGACATTTAAATTTATTAAAAGACGAAAAACAAACCGAACTTTACGCTTTATTCAGTGAAGCCATAAAAAAAATGTATGAAGAAGAACTATAAGGAACTATTGGCCAATATCACCACCTTTGTTTTTGATGTGGATGGTGTTTTCACAGATGGCTCCATTTTAATCACCAATGACGGTGAGATGCTGCGAAAAATGAACGTCAAAGATGGCTACGCCCTTAAAACCGCTTTACAAAAAGGGTACAATGTCTGTATTATTACAGGAGGTACTAACCAGGGTGTAAAAGAACGCTTAAAAGGCCTTGGGGTAACTGATATTTATTTGGGTGCACACCATAAACAAGATCCTTTGGAAGAATATCTGGATATTTATGATATCAATGCCGAAAGCGTTGTTTATATGGGTGATGACCTTCCTGACATTCCTCCAATGAAAATGGTAGCGCTTGCTGCTGCCCCGCAAAATGCAGTGCCTGAAGTAAAGGCAATTTCAGATTACGTTTCACACAAAAATGGTGGGGAAGGTTGTGTTCGTGAT contains:
- a CDS encoding Rossmann-like and DUF2520 domain-containing protein, translated to MLSIVIVGTGNVANHLFNAFTKSREVKVAQVVGRNQDALKSFGSTSAISSDFTQIADADIYLVAVSDSAIAPVSKLLAKKSGIVAHTSGTVEMDVIGLENCGVFYPLQTFTKGKMLDFTAIPICIEAKHESALSVLRRLGNLISDNIHEIDSNKRKRLHLAAVFANNFTNHLYSISEKICEQEDLPFELLQPLILETAEKVQSISPRDAQTGPARRNNKKTLERHLNLLKDEKQTELYALFSEAIKKMYEEEL
- a CDS encoding KdsC family phosphatase, which translates into the protein MKKNYKELLANITTFVFDVDGVFTDGSILITNDGEMLRKMNVKDGYALKTALQKGYNVCIITGGTNQGVKERLKGLGVTDIYLGAHHKQDPLEEYLDIYDINAESVVYMGDDLPDIPPMKMVALAAAPQNAVPEVKAISDYVSHKNGGEGCVRDIIEQVLKVRGDWNDNFSAKND